Sequence from the Mesorhizobium sp. PAMC28654 genome:
CCTGGCCACCATCCGCGGCGCCGACCGCATCATCGTCCTGCAGAACGGCGAGATCGTCGAAAGCGGCAACCATGAACAGTTGATGGAAAGAAAGGGCCTCTATGCCCGGCTCTACAACATGAACTACGCCTCGTTCGACGACATCGCGGAGGGCGAGATGGAACTGGAAGCGGCGGTCGGCAAGGCGACATGACCGCGGCTGGGAGCCCCGCCGCGAGGGCGACCATAGTCCAACAGCGTTGACGGCAGGAGCCTCGGATCATAGCCAGTCGGCATAGGTTTCCGCAGTTGACTTTCCGAACATAAACATATTTTTATGGATCGGAAAACTCGTTTCAAGTCAGCGCCTGAGGTGGTTTCGTGAAGTTGTTCATTGCCGGGCTGGATACTGAAACCAATACGTTTTCTCCGATACGCACCGGCCATCACGCCTTTGTCGAGGGCCAGATTGCCCATGGCGATGCGACGACGAAGCCGCTGAATTGCTGCTCTTCGCAACTCTTTGTCTGGCGCAATGCGGCGCGCGAACGCGGCTGGAATGTCGTCGAAAGCCTGTGCGCCGTGGCTGAGCCCGGCGGCACGACGACACGCCGTCTACGAGGATTTCCGCGGTGAAATCCTGCGCGACCTCAAGGCCGCCATGCCGGTCGATGGGGTGCTTCTCGCCCTGCACGGCGCTTGCGTCGCCGAGGGCTACGATGATGTCGAAGGCGATCTGCTAGCCCACGTCCGGGCGCTGGTCGGACCCGATATCCCGGTTGGCGCGGAACTCGACCTGCACTGCCATCTGACTGATCGTATGGTCGAAAACGCCACCATGATCGTCGCCTACATGGAATATCCCCATACCGACATCGAGGAGCGCGCAGGCCATCTGTTCGAGCTGATGGTCAAGGTGCTGGCGGGAGAGATCCGCCCGGTGATGGCGCTGTTCGATTGCCGCATGATCGGCACTTTCAGGCCCCATCAACAGCCCTTGCGCGGACTGGTCGACCGGATGAAGGCGAGCCAAGGCCGCGACGGCATCCTTTCGGTGTCGTTCGGCCACGGCTTTCCGTGGGGCGATGTCGCGGATGTCGGCGCCAAGATGCTGGTCGTCGCCGATCGCGACGCGGGCAAGGCGCATCAAGTCGCCTCCGCCTTCGGCCGCGAGATTTTCGCCCTGCGCGAAGCGTTGGAACCCCATCATCTCAGCATCGACGACGCGCTTGACCGCGCGATGGCGATCGAGGGCGGCCCGGTCGTGCTGGCCGACGTTTCGGACAATGCGGGCGGCGGCGCTCCGGGCGACTCCACCTTCGTCATTCGTCGCGTCATCGAGCGCGGCATACGCGGCGTCGCCAGCTGCCTGTACTGGGATCCGATCGCGGTGCGGCTGTGCCAGGCCGCCGGCGAAGGCGCGACGTTGCCGCTTCGGATCGGCGGCAAGATCGGGGCGGCATCGGGCGAACCGATCGACCTCAATGTCACCGTGCGCCGCATCGCTTCAGGCGTTACCCAACGCTTTGGCGTGGTGCCGCTGCCGATCGGCGATGCCGCCTGGGTGAGCGCCGACGGTATCGATCTGGTGATCAACAGCGTGCGCACGCAAACCTTTCACCCCGAATGCATGACCGCGCTTGGTCTTGATCCCGCCACCCGCAAGATCGTGATCGTCAAGTCGAGCAACCATTTTCGGGCCGGTTTCGAGCCAATCGCCAAGGACATCCTCTATGTGGCCGCCCCCGGAGCGCTGCAGCCCAATTTCCGCGATCTGGCATACACCAAGCTGCGGCAGCCATACTGGCCGAAGGTCGCGGAACCGTTCGCGGAATTGGCGCTGTAATCAGCGCCAGGATTCAGCGTTTGCGGCGCGTGTGCCGTGTAGATAGATCGCCCTCGCGCGCCCACCCACCATCCGCTTTCAGATATCACCCGCCTGCGCGCGGTGACAGCGCACCGAGCGCGGCCATGCCACCTTGTCCGGCTTTGGTGTCGTGGCAGTCCCGGCAGGATCGCCGAATTCGATGAGCGACTGCGGACGGTCACAGCCGGCGGCGGCGAAGGAGCAGCGGTCGCGGTAGTAGCAGCCGGTCGGCAAGATGCGGTTGTTGGGAAGCTCGCCGACACGGGTCGCTGCAAGCTCGGGCAGCGGGTGCTTGAGGCTCGGAACCGTGGCCAGCAAGGTCCTGGTGTAGGGATGCGCGGGTGAATCGAGCACCTGCACGGCAGGTCCGGCCTCGACAATCTGGCCCAGATACATCACCGCCACGCGATCGCAGAAGTGGCGCACGAGCGAGACGTCGTGCGAGATCATCAGATAGGCGAGGCCCAGCTCGCGCTGAAGTTTCAGCAGCAGGTTGATGATCTGAGCCTGCACGGAGACGTCCAGCGCGGATGTCGGCTCGTCCAGGATCAACAGATCCGGATCGGTGCTGATCGCCCGCGCAACGGCGATGCGCTGCCGCTGGCCGCCGGAGAATTCATGCGGCCGCCGGTCGAGGTGCTCCGGCCGC
This genomic interval carries:
- a CDS encoding M81 family metallopeptidase; translation: MKLFIAGLDTETNTFSPIRTGHHAFVEGQIAHGDATTKPLNCCSSQLFVWRNAARERGWNVVESLCAVAEPGGTTTRRLRGFPR
- a CDS encoding M81 family metallopeptidase, translated to MSSKACAPWLSPAARRHAVYEDFRGEILRDLKAAMPVDGVLLALHGACVAEGYDDVEGDLLAHVRALVGPDIPVGAELDLHCHLTDRMVENATMIVAYMEYPHTDIEERAGHLFELMVKVLAGEIRPVMALFDCRMIGTFRPHQQPLRGLVDRMKASQGRDGILSVSFGHGFPWGDVADVGAKMLVVADRDAGKAHQVASAFGREIFALREALEPHHLSIDDALDRAMAIEGGPVVLADVSDNAGGGAPGDSTFVIRRVIERGIRGVASCLYWDPIAVRLCQAAGEGATLPLRIGGKIGAASGEPIDLNVTVRRIASGVTQRFGVVPLPIGDAAWVSADGIDLVINSVRTQTFHPECMTALGLDPATRKIVIVKSSNHFRAGFEPIAKDILYVAAPGALQPNFRDLAYTKLRQPYWPKVAEPFAELAL
- a CDS encoding ABC transporter ATP-binding protein, which encodes MTTAPLLSVEDLTVNFPIPGGWFGRATSHVHAVNKVDLAIRPGESLGIVGESGCGKSTLVQAIIGLVERSSGKVLIDGQDFHDARGKRKREIRQQMQIVFQDPQSSLDPRLPVWRLITEPLHVRGGMSKAALRARAAELAASVGLRPEHLDRRPHEFSGGQRQRIAVARAISTDPDLLILDEPTSALDVSVQAQIINLLLKLQRELGLAYLMISHDVSLVRHFCDRVAVMYLGQIVEAGPAVQVLDSPAHPYTRTLLATVPSLKHPLPELAATRVGELPNNRILPTGCYYRDRCSFAAAGCDRPQSLIEFGDPAGTATTPKPDKVAWPRSVRCHRAQAGDI